A section of the Ovis canadensis isolate MfBH-ARS-UI-01 breed Bighorn chromosome 1, ARS-UI_OviCan_v2, whole genome shotgun sequence genome encodes:
- the RUSC1 gene encoding AP-4 complex accessory subunit RUSC1 isoform X2: MLSPQRALLCNLNHIHLQHVSLGLHLSRRPELREGPLSTSPPPGDTGGKESRGPCSGTLVDANSNSPAVPCRCCQEHGPGLENRQDLAQEEEGAASPSDPGCSSSLSSCSDLSPDESPISVYSRDLPGNEDVHPQPSIVPLEQGSPLASAGPGTCSPDSFCCSPDSCSEASSPSGPGLDSNCNALTTGQDLPSPGLEEEEEAEEQDLPTSDLPEADDEKIDAGKTEPSWKINPIWKIDKETTDASWKITENNNSGWKVNGNTIECWKTEPGKFDSSWKTNTEITDSGSKTDAGKIDGGWRSDVSEEPVPHRTITSFHELAQKRKRGPGLPLVPQAKKDRSDWLIVFSPDTELPPTGSLGSSQAPPREVTTFKELRSRSRAPPPPVPPRDPPAGWALVPPRPPPPPVPPRRKKNRPGLQPIAEGQPEEGRAGSPAAGEEAPASKEPEQPGPQAGTEAGPLLLPRPLVFRFSADGRPLLQGGSAAAAGSLLLAPLASWPGAGLRLLGAPSTPEEQLLPVRLSPVGAYSPPARGDLPCLASPELALLLSPLFPRSSTFPPVASPPCQVPAPPLPRPPRPPKAPRWTRSPPPPPRLRRSSWSFAGIPGAQRLWMAEAQSGTGQLQEQKKGLLIAVSASVDKIISHFGAARNLVQKVKAQLGDSRLSPDVGHLVLTTLCPALHALVADGLKPFRKDLITGQRRSSPWSVVEASVKPGSSTRSLGTLYSQVSRLAPLRSSRSRFHAFILGLLNTKQLELWFSSLQEDAGLLSLLYLPTGFFSLARAGCPSLSTELLLLLQPLSVLTFHLDLLFEHHHHLPLGPPQAPPPPGSPPALQQTVQAVLHWGGRLAQSLRGASGEAPPGPSAPSSSPSPCSWWEQLTQASRVYASGGAEGLPLPRWGSKRTQTAAEAAPERSLHTEEAAPGRGVWLGRLFGVPGGLAETESGAPKSRRPSSWLPPTVSVLALVKRAAPPEAPSSPKELEVSEPSTAQTHRAVRALCDHTAAGPDQLSFQRGEVLRVIATVDEDWLRCGRDGVEGLVPVGYTSLVL; this comes from the exons ATGCTGTCCCCTCAGAGGGCTTTACTCTGCAACCTCAACCACATCCACCTCCAGCATGTCTCTCTAGGCCTGCATCTGTCCCGCCGTCCGGAGCTCCGGGAGGGGCCCTTGAGCAcatcccctcccccaggggacaCCGGGGGCAAGGAGAGCCGGGGCCCCTGCAGTGGGACCTTGGTGGACGCCAATTCCAACAGCCCAGCAGTGCCCTGCCGATGTTGCCAGGAGCATGGGCCAGGCCTAGAAAACCGGCAGGACCTAgcacaggaggaggagggggctgccTCTCCCTCAGACCCGGGCTGTTCCTCCTCTCTCAGCTCCTGCTCAGATCTTAGCCCCGATGAGTCCCCCATCTCAGTCTActccagggacctccctggcaacGAGGATGTTCACCCTCAGCCCAGCATCGTTCCCCTGGAGCAAGGCTCCCCTTTGGCTTCTGCGGGCCCAGGCACCTGCTCCCCAGACAGCTTTTGTTGCTCTCCGGATTCCTGCTCTGAAGCTTCCTCTCCATCCGGTCCAGGCCTGGACTCCAATTGTAATGCCCTGACCACTGGCCAGGACCTCCCTTCCCCAGGgctagaggaagaggaggaggccgAGGAGCAGGACCTCCCTACCTCTGACCTCCCAGAGGCTGATGATGAGAAAATCGATGCTGGGAAAACCGAACCCAGTTGGAAAATCAACCCCATTTGGAAAATCGACAAAGAGACAACTGATGCTAGCTGGAAAATCACTGAGAACAATAACTCGGGTTGGAAAGTCAATGGGAATACTATTGAATGTTGGAAAACTGAACCTGGAAAATTCGACTCCAGTTGGAAAACCAATACAGAAATAACTGATTCTGGTTCGAAAACTGATGCAGGGAAAATTGATGGGGGATGGAGAAGTGACGTCAGCGAGGAGCCGGTGCCCCACCGGACAATCACGTCCTTCCATGAGCTGGCCCAGAAGCGCAAGCGGGGCCCAGGGCTGCCCCTCGTGCCGCAGGCCAAGAAAGACCGCAGTGACTGGCTCATCGTCTTCTCTCCCGACACCGAGCTGCCCCCCACAGGCTCGCTCGGCAGCTCCCAGGCACCTCCCCGGGAAGTTACCACCTTCAAGGAACTCCGGTCCCGAAGCCGGGCTCCGCCCCCGCCAGTCCCGCCCCGAGACCCCCCAGCTGGCTGGGCCTTGGTTCCACCTCGGCCCCCACCGCCACCCGTCCCTCCTCGGAGGAAGAAGAACCGacctgggctgcagcccatagcaGAGGGGCAGCCCGAGGAGGGCAGGGCGGGCAGCCCTGCTGCTGGTGAGGAGGCCCCAGCTTCAAAGGAGCCGGAGCAGCCAGGTCCTCAGGCTGGCACTGAAG CCGGTCCCCTCCTGCTCCCTCGGCCCCTGGTTTTTCGGTTCTCGGCTGACGGGCGCCCCCTGTTGCAGGGTGGGAGCGCGGCCGCAGCTGGGTCTCTGCTCCTGGCGCCTCTGGCTAGCTGGCCAGGCGCTGGGCTGCGGCTCCTGGGGGCACCGAGTACCCCGGAGGAGCAGCTGCTGCCCGTccgcctgtccccggtgggggcCTATTCGCCTCCGGCTAGGGGGGACCTTCCCTGCCTGGCCAGCCCTGAGCTGGCACTGCTGCTGTCCCCGCTCTTTCCCAGAAGTAGCACCTTCCCCCCCGTGGCTTCCCCACCCTGCCAGGTACCCGCCCCCCCGCTGCCACGGCCACCTCGTCCGCCGAAGGCCCCTCGCTGGACCAGGAGCCCACCGCCTCCGCCCAGGCTAC GCCGTAGTTCCTGGTCATTTGCCGGCATCCCCGGGGCCCAGCGACTGTGGATGGCAGAAGCCCAGAGTGGGACTGGCCAGCTGCAGGAGCAGAAAAAAG GTCTCCTGATAGCTGTTAGTGCTTCAGTGGATAAAATCATCTCTCACTTTGGGGCCGCCCGGAACTTGGTTCAGAAGGTGAAG GCCCAGTTGGGGGATAGCCGTCTGAGCCCAGACGTGGGGCACCTGGTGCTGACCACCCTCTGTCCGGCCCTCCATGCTCTGGTGGCCGACGGGCTGAAGCCTTTCCGGAAAGACCTCATCACTGGGCAGCGGCGGAGCAGCCCCTGGAGTGTGGTGGAGGCGTCTGTGAAGCCAG GCTCCAGCACTCGTTCCCTCGGCACCCTGTATAGCCAGGTCAGCCGTCTGGCCCCGCTGAGAAGCAGCCGTAGCCGCTTCCACGCCTTCATCCTGGGCCTCCTCAA cACTAAGCAGTTggagctgtggttttccagtctCCAGGAAGATGCAG GCCTGCTGTCCCTCCTGTACCTGCCCACTGGCTTCTTCTCCCTGGCCCGGGCTGGCTGCCCCTCCTTGTCCACggagctgctgctcctgctgcagcCATTGTCGGTGCTCACCTTCCACCTGGACCTGCTCtttgaacaccaccaccacctgccccTGGGGCCgcctcaggccccacccccaccaggctcGCCTCCGGCCCTGCAGCAGACTGTGCAAGCCGTGCTGCACTGGGGGGGTCGGCTGGCCCAGAGCCTCCGGGGGGCTTCTGGGGAGGCCCCTCCGGGCCCTTCAGCCCCCTCAAGCTCTCCCAGCCCCTGCAGCTGGTGGGAGCAGCTGACCCAGGCCTCCCGGGTCTATGCGTCTGGTGGTGCCGAGGGCTTGCCTCTTCCCCGGTGGGGGTCCAAGCGCACCCAGACTGCAGCTGAGGCCGCACCGGAGAGGTCCCTGCACACAGAGGAAGCAGCACCAGGCAGAGGCGTATGGCTGGGGAGACTGTTTGGAGTGCCTGGGGGCCTTGCAGAAACTGAGAGCGGAGCCCCAAAGTCCAG GAGACCATCCAGCTGGTTGCCCCCGACAGTGAGTGTGTTGGCTCTGGTGAAGCGGGCGGCACCTCCTGAGGCTCCCTCATCTCCTAAGGAGCTTGAGGTCTCAGAACCTAGCACGGCGCAGACCCACAG GGCAGTCCGGGCTCTCTGTGACCACACTGCTGCAGGACCTGACCAGCTGAGCTTCCAGCGAGGGGAAGTGCTGCGTGTCATCGCCACTGTGGACGAGGACTGGCTCCGCtgtgggagggatggagtggagggGCTGGTACCCGTGGGGTACACCTCCCTTGTTCTCTAG
- the RUSC1 gene encoding AP-4 complex accessory subunit RUSC1 isoform X5, with translation MLSPQRALLCNLNHIHLQHVSLGLHLSRRPELREGPLSTSPPPGDTGGKESRGPCSGTLVDANSNSPAVPCRCCQEHGPGLENRQDLAQEEEGAASPSDPGCSSSLSSCSDLSPDESPISVYSRDLPGNEDVHPQPSIVPLEQGSPLASAGPGTCSPDSFCCSPDSCSEASSPSGPGLDSNCNALTTGQDLPSPGLEEEEEAEEQDLPTSDLPEADDEKIDAGKTEPSWKINPIWKIDKETTDASWKITENNNSGWKVNGNTIECWKTEPGKFDSSWKTNTEITDSGSKTDAGKIDGGWRSDVSEEPVPHRTITSFHELAQKRKRGPGLPLVPQAKKDRSDWLIVFSPDTELPPTGSLGSSQAPPREVTTFKELRSRSRAPPPPVPPRDPPAGWALVPPRPPPPPVPPRRKKNRPGLQPIAEGQPEEGRAGSPAAGEEAPASKEPEQPGPQAGTEGRSSWSFAGIPGAQRLWMAEAQSGTGQLQEQKKGLLIAVSASVDKIISHFGAARNLVQKAQLGDSRLSPDVGHLVLTTLCPALHALVADGLKPFRKDLITGQRRSSPWSVVEASVKPGSSTRSLGTLYSQVSRLAPLRSSRSRFHAFILGLLNTKQLELWFSSLQEDAGLLSLLYLPTGFFSLARAGCPSLSTELLLLLQPLSVLTFHLDLLFEHHHHLPLGPPQAPPPPGSPPALQQTVQAVLHWGGRLAQSLRGASGEAPPGPSAPSSSPSPCSWWEQLTQASRVYASGGAEGLPLPRWGSKRTQTAAEAAPERSLHTEEAAPGRGVWLGRLFGVPGGLAETESGAPKSRRPSSWLPPTVSVLALVKRAAPPEAPSSPKELEVSEPSTAQTHRAVRALCDHTAAGPDQLSFQRGEVLRVIATVDEDWLRCGRDGVEGLVPVGYTSLVL, from the exons ATGCTGTCCCCTCAGAGGGCTTTACTCTGCAACCTCAACCACATCCACCTCCAGCATGTCTCTCTAGGCCTGCATCTGTCCCGCCGTCCGGAGCTCCGGGAGGGGCCCTTGAGCAcatcccctcccccaggggacaCCGGGGGCAAGGAGAGCCGGGGCCCCTGCAGTGGGACCTTGGTGGACGCCAATTCCAACAGCCCAGCAGTGCCCTGCCGATGTTGCCAGGAGCATGGGCCAGGCCTAGAAAACCGGCAGGACCTAgcacaggaggaggagggggctgccTCTCCCTCAGACCCGGGCTGTTCCTCCTCTCTCAGCTCCTGCTCAGATCTTAGCCCCGATGAGTCCCCCATCTCAGTCTActccagggacctccctggcaacGAGGATGTTCACCCTCAGCCCAGCATCGTTCCCCTGGAGCAAGGCTCCCCTTTGGCTTCTGCGGGCCCAGGCACCTGCTCCCCAGACAGCTTTTGTTGCTCTCCGGATTCCTGCTCTGAAGCTTCCTCTCCATCCGGTCCAGGCCTGGACTCCAATTGTAATGCCCTGACCACTGGCCAGGACCTCCCTTCCCCAGGgctagaggaagaggaggaggccgAGGAGCAGGACCTCCCTACCTCTGACCTCCCAGAGGCTGATGATGAGAAAATCGATGCTGGGAAAACCGAACCCAGTTGGAAAATCAACCCCATTTGGAAAATCGACAAAGAGACAACTGATGCTAGCTGGAAAATCACTGAGAACAATAACTCGGGTTGGAAAGTCAATGGGAATACTATTGAATGTTGGAAAACTGAACCTGGAAAATTCGACTCCAGTTGGAAAACCAATACAGAAATAACTGATTCTGGTTCGAAAACTGATGCAGGGAAAATTGATGGGGGATGGAGAAGTGACGTCAGCGAGGAGCCGGTGCCCCACCGGACAATCACGTCCTTCCATGAGCTGGCCCAGAAGCGCAAGCGGGGCCCAGGGCTGCCCCTCGTGCCGCAGGCCAAGAAAGACCGCAGTGACTGGCTCATCGTCTTCTCTCCCGACACCGAGCTGCCCCCCACAGGCTCGCTCGGCAGCTCCCAGGCACCTCCCCGGGAAGTTACCACCTTCAAGGAACTCCGGTCCCGAAGCCGGGCTCCGCCCCCGCCAGTCCCGCCCCGAGACCCCCCAGCTGGCTGGGCCTTGGTTCCACCTCGGCCCCCACCGCCACCCGTCCCTCCTCGGAGGAAGAAGAACCGacctgggctgcagcccatagcaGAGGGGCAGCCCGAGGAGGGCAGGGCGGGCAGCCCTGCTGCTGGTGAGGAGGCCCCAGCTTCAAAGGAGCCGGAGCAGCCAGGTCCTCAGGCTGGCACTGAAG GCCGTAGTTCCTGGTCATTTGCCGGCATCCCCGGGGCCCAGCGACTGTGGATGGCAGAAGCCCAGAGTGGGACTGGCCAGCTGCAGGAGCAGAAAAAAG GTCTCCTGATAGCTGTTAGTGCTTCAGTGGATAAAATCATCTCTCACTTTGGGGCCGCCCGGAACTTGGTTCAGAAG GCCCAGTTGGGGGATAGCCGTCTGAGCCCAGACGTGGGGCACCTGGTGCTGACCACCCTCTGTCCGGCCCTCCATGCTCTGGTGGCCGACGGGCTGAAGCCTTTCCGGAAAGACCTCATCACTGGGCAGCGGCGGAGCAGCCCCTGGAGTGTGGTGGAGGCGTCTGTGAAGCCAG GCTCCAGCACTCGTTCCCTCGGCACCCTGTATAGCCAGGTCAGCCGTCTGGCCCCGCTGAGAAGCAGCCGTAGCCGCTTCCACGCCTTCATCCTGGGCCTCCTCAA cACTAAGCAGTTggagctgtggttttccagtctCCAGGAAGATGCAG GCCTGCTGTCCCTCCTGTACCTGCCCACTGGCTTCTTCTCCCTGGCCCGGGCTGGCTGCCCCTCCTTGTCCACggagctgctgctcctgctgcagcCATTGTCGGTGCTCACCTTCCACCTGGACCTGCTCtttgaacaccaccaccacctgccccTGGGGCCgcctcaggccccacccccaccaggctcGCCTCCGGCCCTGCAGCAGACTGTGCAAGCCGTGCTGCACTGGGGGGGTCGGCTGGCCCAGAGCCTCCGGGGGGCTTCTGGGGAGGCCCCTCCGGGCCCTTCAGCCCCCTCAAGCTCTCCCAGCCCCTGCAGCTGGTGGGAGCAGCTGACCCAGGCCTCCCGGGTCTATGCGTCTGGTGGTGCCGAGGGCTTGCCTCTTCCCCGGTGGGGGTCCAAGCGCACCCAGACTGCAGCTGAGGCCGCACCGGAGAGGTCCCTGCACACAGAGGAAGCAGCACCAGGCAGAGGCGTATGGCTGGGGAGACTGTTTGGAGTGCCTGGGGGCCTTGCAGAAACTGAGAGCGGAGCCCCAAAGTCCAG GAGACCATCCAGCTGGTTGCCCCCGACAGTGAGTGTGTTGGCTCTGGTGAAGCGGGCGGCACCTCCTGAGGCTCCCTCATCTCCTAAGGAGCTTGAGGTCTCAGAACCTAGCACGGCGCAGACCCACAG GGCAGTCCGGGCTCTCTGTGACCACACTGCTGCAGGACCTGACCAGCTGAGCTTCCAGCGAGGGGAAGTGCTGCGTGTCATCGCCACTGTGGACGAGGACTGGCTCCGCtgtgggagggatggagtggagggGCTGGTACCCGTGGGGTACACCTCCCTTGTTCTCTAG
- the RUSC1 gene encoding AP-4 complex accessory subunit RUSC1 isoform X6 has protein sequence MAEAQSGTGQLQEQKKGLLIAVSASVDKIISHFGAARNLVQKVKAQLGDSRLSPDVGHLVLTTLCPALHALVADGLKPFRKDLITGQRRSSPWSVVEASVKPGSSTRSLGTLYSQVSRLAPLRSSRSRFHAFILGLLNTKQLELWFSSLQEDAGLLSLLYLPTGFFSLARAGCPSLSTELLLLLQPLSVLTFHLDLLFEHHHHLPLGPPQAPPPPGSPPALQQTVQAVLHWGGRLAQSLRGASGEAPPGPSAPSSSPSPCSWWEQLTQASRVYASGGAEGLPLPRWGSKRTQTAAEAAPERSLHTEEAAPGRGVWLGRLFGVPGGLAETESGAPKSRRPSSWLPPTVSVLALVKRAAPPEAPSSPKELEVSEPSTAQTHRAVRALCDHTAAGPDQLSFQRGEVLRVIATVDEDWLRCGRDGVEGLVPVGYTSLVL, from the exons ATGGCAGAAGCCCAGAGTGGGACTGGCCAGCTGCAGGAGCAGAAAAAAG GTCTCCTGATAGCTGTTAGTGCTTCAGTGGATAAAATCATCTCTCACTTTGGGGCCGCCCGGAACTTGGTTCAGAAGGTGAAG GCCCAGTTGGGGGATAGCCGTCTGAGCCCAGACGTGGGGCACCTGGTGCTGACCACCCTCTGTCCGGCCCTCCATGCTCTGGTGGCCGACGGGCTGAAGCCTTTCCGGAAAGACCTCATCACTGGGCAGCGGCGGAGCAGCCCCTGGAGTGTGGTGGAGGCGTCTGTGAAGCCAG GCTCCAGCACTCGTTCCCTCGGCACCCTGTATAGCCAGGTCAGCCGTCTGGCCCCGCTGAGAAGCAGCCGTAGCCGCTTCCACGCCTTCATCCTGGGCCTCCTCAA cACTAAGCAGTTggagctgtggttttccagtctCCAGGAAGATGCAG GCCTGCTGTCCCTCCTGTACCTGCCCACTGGCTTCTTCTCCCTGGCCCGGGCTGGCTGCCCCTCCTTGTCCACggagctgctgctcctgctgcagcCATTGTCGGTGCTCACCTTCCACCTGGACCTGCTCtttgaacaccaccaccacctgccccTGGGGCCgcctcaggccccacccccaccaggctcGCCTCCGGCCCTGCAGCAGACTGTGCAAGCCGTGCTGCACTGGGGGGGTCGGCTGGCCCAGAGCCTCCGGGGGGCTTCTGGGGAGGCCCCTCCGGGCCCTTCAGCCCCCTCAAGCTCTCCCAGCCCCTGCAGCTGGTGGGAGCAGCTGACCCAGGCCTCCCGGGTCTATGCGTCTGGTGGTGCCGAGGGCTTGCCTCTTCCCCGGTGGGGGTCCAAGCGCACCCAGACTGCAGCTGAGGCCGCACCGGAGAGGTCCCTGCACACAGAGGAAGCAGCACCAGGCAGAGGCGTATGGCTGGGGAGACTGTTTGGAGTGCCTGGGGGCCTTGCAGAAACTGAGAGCGGAGCCCCAAAGTCCAG GAGACCATCCAGCTGGTTGCCCCCGACAGTGAGTGTGTTGGCTCTGGTGAAGCGGGCGGCACCTCCTGAGGCTCCCTCATCTCCTAAGGAGCTTGAGGTCTCAGAACCTAGCACGGCGCAGACCCACAG GGCAGTCCGGGCTCTCTGTGACCACACTGCTGCAGGACCTGACCAGCTGAGCTTCCAGCGAGGGGAAGTGCTGCGTGTCATCGCCACTGTGGACGAGGACTGGCTCCGCtgtgggagggatggagtggagggGCTGGTACCCGTGGGGTACACCTCCCTTGTTCTCTAG
- the RUSC1 gene encoding AP-4 complex accessory subunit RUSC1 isoform X7: MAEAQSGTGQLQEQKKGLLIAVSASVDKIISHFGAARNLVQKAQLGDSRLSPDVGHLVLTTLCPALHALVADGLKPFRKDLITGQRRSSPWSVVEASVKPGSSTRSLGTLYSQVSRLAPLRSSRSRFHAFILGLLNTKQLELWFSSLQEDAGLLSLLYLPTGFFSLARAGCPSLSTELLLLLQPLSVLTFHLDLLFEHHHHLPLGPPQAPPPPGSPPALQQTVQAVLHWGGRLAQSLRGASGEAPPGPSAPSSSPSPCSWWEQLTQASRVYASGGAEGLPLPRWGSKRTQTAAEAAPERSLHTEEAAPGRGVWLGRLFGVPGGLAETESGAPKSRRPSSWLPPTVSVLALVKRAAPPEAPSSPKELEVSEPSTAQTHRAVRALCDHTAAGPDQLSFQRGEVLRVIATVDEDWLRCGRDGVEGLVPVGYTSLVL; the protein is encoded by the exons ATGGCAGAAGCCCAGAGTGGGACTGGCCAGCTGCAGGAGCAGAAAAAAG GTCTCCTGATAGCTGTTAGTGCTTCAGTGGATAAAATCATCTCTCACTTTGGGGCCGCCCGGAACTTGGTTCAGAAG GCCCAGTTGGGGGATAGCCGTCTGAGCCCAGACGTGGGGCACCTGGTGCTGACCACCCTCTGTCCGGCCCTCCATGCTCTGGTGGCCGACGGGCTGAAGCCTTTCCGGAAAGACCTCATCACTGGGCAGCGGCGGAGCAGCCCCTGGAGTGTGGTGGAGGCGTCTGTGAAGCCAG GCTCCAGCACTCGTTCCCTCGGCACCCTGTATAGCCAGGTCAGCCGTCTGGCCCCGCTGAGAAGCAGCCGTAGCCGCTTCCACGCCTTCATCCTGGGCCTCCTCAA cACTAAGCAGTTggagctgtggttttccagtctCCAGGAAGATGCAG GCCTGCTGTCCCTCCTGTACCTGCCCACTGGCTTCTTCTCCCTGGCCCGGGCTGGCTGCCCCTCCTTGTCCACggagctgctgctcctgctgcagcCATTGTCGGTGCTCACCTTCCACCTGGACCTGCTCtttgaacaccaccaccacctgccccTGGGGCCgcctcaggccccacccccaccaggctcGCCTCCGGCCCTGCAGCAGACTGTGCAAGCCGTGCTGCACTGGGGGGGTCGGCTGGCCCAGAGCCTCCGGGGGGCTTCTGGGGAGGCCCCTCCGGGCCCTTCAGCCCCCTCAAGCTCTCCCAGCCCCTGCAGCTGGTGGGAGCAGCTGACCCAGGCCTCCCGGGTCTATGCGTCTGGTGGTGCCGAGGGCTTGCCTCTTCCCCGGTGGGGGTCCAAGCGCACCCAGACTGCAGCTGAGGCCGCACCGGAGAGGTCCCTGCACACAGAGGAAGCAGCACCAGGCAGAGGCGTATGGCTGGGGAGACTGTTTGGAGTGCCTGGGGGCCTTGCAGAAACTGAGAGCGGAGCCCCAAAGTCCAG GAGACCATCCAGCTGGTTGCCCCCGACAGTGAGTGTGTTGGCTCTGGTGAAGCGGGCGGCACCTCCTGAGGCTCCCTCATCTCCTAAGGAGCTTGAGGTCTCAGAACCTAGCACGGCGCAGACCCACAG GGCAGTCCGGGCTCTCTGTGACCACACTGCTGCAGGACCTGACCAGCTGAGCTTCCAGCGAGGGGAAGTGCTGCGTGTCATCGCCACTGTGGACGAGGACTGGCTCCGCtgtgggagggatggagtggagggGCTGGTACCCGTGGGGTACACCTCCCTTGTTCTCTAG